The following are encoded together in the Onychostoma macrolepis isolate SWU-2019 chromosome 03, ASM1243209v1, whole genome shotgun sequence genome:
- the LOC131538138 gene encoding uncharacterized protein LOC131538138, with amino-acid sequence MATGKTFLTIFYLLVYSCFSTAGIKVSQVTQVEKGMTLSKELLQRINDLAELVFKKKEDTARDSLLKVLKVFSSLGKVAASFGFIGALISFIFAFIPQSNPMFEFMKEQFAEINRKLDSLSLQISTLQTEMKWTNYASSYGKDENVIKNSWAKLTEFIKTAPVASTQEQKTRLAERFTTFYENTGTENSVANFYRYITENNPASLNMNLLQLIIEKSNGDFNALVQYTTYFTTLMVSGLKLNVFYYKLKGYDDKAKAREAVTQLSNTLSAIQDALIECADGFETWAYKDALKLSNQRFSSNKELATDIKKHLENKFHWFKWIVIAHSIKDVEYTFGQSINFDAQEKASIHLIHQEKGSAVDQSTKANIQSSVQKEMAGLSITMQCLTMKEELLHRFGAKVISHIKFLHVVKKTSDYAQTDVADIELSCQPGPHSLRDFSIFLKGNIVKPPCSDVNCKNGECKPIKDTTQGFCKCHTMFHGPACEESIQNFIDYEALEGEMDGMIYQPVPDLTAIYFSVKELKDYTKEIIESVRHDIQWTQIFVKYSNVIQRFRYINKLHSHLKNSTITQRHYVSEVGALFTGGHSFQFYLTNFHHMMMGTGFGDKHNILDIFRKSLVQDSQSQSGEPVECTKYYSDQTDYFVRYLFVLEKEAVLAWSKYSLVTGKSENVDFVKKFFQDYVSQQWRLFNKNGCGPLKAGNLQNNHCEKLYHSTAQQQVKLKCAGPYKPFPETVVCSGGKWSALTVCYAEQVNGRVECRSEGGATVCKASCSTGWGSATHPQPAEYKCSQPPCPSFIPHKCNNCTQNSVCKYNEVCTGIFGTCRDACLVNPCGVNTKCYSKNHGRVCICVSPWKGDPYQGCKSQDLKWVQPSKAHGNAVRSKTNLVVCKAVGSDGGWHSGFVSKQHCYYEQDWRTYQAKSYEVLVDPCEGRGWKWVEGAQGNMLTYDESRRFPGVKYYVCSLKSNGYVGKLFNTRHGFLCHFPRGSYTRDGQFYALVPQPCL; translated from the exons ATGGCTACTGGGAAGACTTTCCTCACTATCTTTTATCTGCTTGTATACAGCTGTTTCAGCACAGCTGGAATTAAAGTCTCACAAGTCACTCAAGTAGAGAAGGGCATGACATTGTCTAAGGAATTACTCCAACGCATCAATGATTTGGCTGAattggtttttaaaaaaaaggaagacACAGCTCGTGACTCACTCCTCAAAGTCCTCAAAGTCTTTAGTTCTCTTGGCAAAGTTGCAGCAAGTTTTGGCTTTATTGGGGCATTAATTAGCTTCATCTTTGCATTCATTCCACAATCTAACCCAATGTTTGAATTCATGAAGGAACAATTTGCAGAGATCAACCGTAAACTCGACTCTCTCTCCCTTCAAATTTCAACCCTGCAAACAGAAATGAAATGGACAAACTATGCTAGCAGCTATGGCAAAGATGAGAATGTGATCAAGAACTCCTGGGCCAAGTTAACAGAATTCATAAAGACCGCTCCTGTTGCCTCCACACAGGAACAGAAGACCAGGCTGGCTGAGAGGTTCACCACTTTCTATGAAAACACAGGCACAGAGAACAGTGTTGCTAATTTCTACAGATACATCACTGAGAACAATCCTGCCAGCTTGAATATGAATCTCTTACAGCTCATTATTGAGAAATCCaatggtgattttaatgccCTGGTCCAATACACCACCTACTTCACCACTCTGATGGTTTCAGGACTaaagttaaatgtgttttattacaAACTAAAGGGCTATGATGATAAAGCAAAGGCACGAGAAGCAGTCACACAACTGTCCAACACTTTATCAGCCATACAGGATGCCTTGATTGAGTGTGCTGATGGCTTTGAGACATGGGCTTATAAGGACGCTTTGAAACTTAGCAATCAACGATTCTCAAGTAATAAAGAGCTAGCTACAGATATTAAGAAACATTTGGAGAACAAGTTCCACTGGTTCAAATGGATAGTAATTGCCCACTCAATCAAAGATGTGGAGTATACCTTTGGACAGTCGATTAactttgatgctcaagaaaagGCATCAATTCACCTAATTCATCAAGAAAAGGGCTCTGCTGTCGATCAAAGCACAAAGGCCAACATTCAATCCAGCGTGCAAAAAGAAATGGCAGGTTTGAGCATTACCATGCAGTGTTTAACAATGAAGGAAGAGCTGCTCCACAGGTTTGGTGCTAAAGTTATCAGCCACATAAAGTTTCTTcatgttgttaaaaaaacatCAGATTATGCACAGACAGATGTGGCGGATATTGAGCTGAGTTGTCAACCAGGACCTCACTCCCTCAGAGACTTTAGTATCTTCCTCAAAGGAAATATTGTGAAGCCTCCCTGCTCAGACGTGAATTGTAAAAATGGAGAATGTAAACCCATCAAGGACACCACACAAGGATTCTGCAAGTGCCATACAATGTTTCATGGTCCAGCTTGTGAGGAAAGCATCCAAAATTTTATTGACTATGAAGCTCTTGAAGGTGAAATGGATGGTATGATCTATCAACCGGTCCCCGATCTGACAGcaatttattttagtgtcaaGGAGCTGAAGGACTACACTAAAGAAATAATTGAGTCTGTCCGACATGACATCCAGTGGACACAAATCTTTGTGAAATACAGCAATGTGATTCAGAGATTTCGCTACATCAACAAACTTCATTCACATCttaaaaacagtacaataaCCCAACGCCACTATGTTTCTGAAGTTGGGGCTCTGTTCACAGGGGGACACTCTTTTCAGTTTTATCTCACAAACTTTCACCACATGATGATGGGCACTGGATTTGGAGACAAACACAACATTCTGGATATTTTTCGCAAGTCACTGGTCCAGGACTCACAAAGTCAGTCTGGTGAACCAGTAGAGTGCACAAAATACTACAGTGACCAGACTGATTATTTTGTACGCTACCTGTTTGTCCTTGAAAAGGAAGCTGTTTTAGCTTGGTCAAAATATTCACTGGTCACTGGAAAATCAGAGAACGTTGATTTTGTTAAGAAGTTTTTTCAGGACTATGTCTCACAGCAGTGGAGACTCTTCAATAAAAATGGATGTGGCCCTCTAAAGGCTGGGAATCTTCAGAACAACCACTGTGAGAAGCTCTACCACAGCACAGCCCAGCAGCAGGTCAAACTCAAATGTGCTGGACCATACAAGCCCTTCCCCGAGACCGTGGTGTGCTCTGGTGGGAAGTGGAGTGCCCTAACTGTGTGCTATGCTGAGCAGGTAAACGGGCGAGTCGAGTGCAGATCTGAAGGTGGAGCCACCGTCTGCAAGGCCTCGTGCTCGACTGGCTGGGGCTCCGCCACACACCCTCAGCCAGCGGAGTACAAATGCTCACAGCCACCCTGTCCTTCCTTCATACCTCACAAGTGTAACAACTGCACACAAAACAGCGTTTGTAAGTACAATGAGGTCTGCACTGGCATCTTCGGCACATGTCGTGATGCATGCCTGGTGAATCCCTGTGGAGTGAACACCAAGTGCTACTCCAAAAATCACGGCAGGGTCTGCATCTGTGTGAGTCCGTGGAAAGGAGACCCATACCAGGGATGCAAGAGTCAGGACCTCAAGTGGGTTCAGCCCAGCAAAGCGCACGGCA ATGCTGTTCGTTCTAAAACCAACCTTGTGGTGTGCAAAGCCGTCGGAAGTGATGGTGGGTGGCACAGTGGATTTGTAAGCAAACAGCATTGCTATTATGAACAAGACTGGAGAACTTATCAAGCCAAAAGCTATGAG GTTCTGGTTGATCCGTGCGAAGGACGTGGTTGGAAATGGGTGGAGGGGGCACAAGGAAACATGCTCACATATGACGAATCAAGGAGGTTTCCAGGAGTCAAATACTACGTGTGTAG TTTGAAGAGCAATGGCTATGTAGGGAAGCTTTTCAACACACGACATGGCTTTCTGTGCCATTTTCCTCGTGGCTCATATACAAGGGATGGCCAGTTCTATGCTCTGGTTCCACAACCATGTCTCTGA